The following coding sequences are from one Osmia bicornis bicornis chromosome 2, iOsmBic2.1, whole genome shotgun sequence window:
- the LOC114879844 gene encoding heat shock protein 60A-like, which yields MHRLPTVLRSTALRQLQARSYAKDVRFGSEVRALMLQGVDILADAVAVTMGPKGRNVILEQSWGSPKITKDGVTVAKGVELKDKFQNIGAKLVQDVANNTNEEAGDGTTTATVLARAIAKDGFEKISKGANPVEIRRGVMLAVDKVKDELKALSKPVTTPEEIAQVATISANGDKAIGNLISDAMKKVGKEGVITVKDGKTLYDELEVIEGMKFDRGYISPYFINSSKGAKVEFQDALLLYSEKKISSVQSIIPALELANSQRKPLVIIAEDIDGEALSTLVVNRLKIGLQVAAVKAPGFGDNRKATLQDMAIATGGIVFGDDANLVKIENVQLSDLGEVGEVVITKDDTLLLKGKGKKNDIEHRADVIRDQIANTTSDYEKEKLQERLARLASGVAVLRVGGSSEVEVNEKKDRVHDALNATRAAVEEGIVPGGGTALLRCIPALRSMKALNSDQETGIKIVASALRMPCLQIAQNAGVDASVVVAKVSESNLGYDALNDEYVDMIEKGIIDPTKVVRTALTDAAGVASLLTTAEAVVAELPKEEPQMPMGGGGMGGMGGMGGMGGMGM from the exons atGCATAGATTACCAACTGTTTTGCGTAGCACAGCTTTGCGGCAACTACAAGCCCGTTCATACGCTAAAGATGTCCGTTTTGGATCAGAAGTTAGGGCTCTTATGTTACAAGGTGTAGATATACTAGCGGATGCTGTTGCAGTAACGATGGGTCCAAAGGGACGTAATGTTATCTTAGAACAAAGTTGGGGAAGTCCAAAAATTACCAAAGATGGTGTCACGGTAGCTAAGGGAGTGGAACTAAAGGATAAGTTTCAAAATATTGGAGCAAAACTGGTGCAAGATGTAGCAAATAACACAAATGAAGAAGCAGGCGATGGGACAACTACAGCGACAGTTTTGGCTAGAGCCATTGCTAAAGAtggttttgaaaaaattagTAAAGGTGCCAATCCTGTAGAAATAAGAAGAG GTGTTATGTTGGCTGTTGATAAAGTCAAAGATGAATTGAAGGCATTGAGTAAACCGGTGACAACACCAGAGGAAATTGCACAAGTAGCAACTATTTCAGCCAATGGTGATAAAGCCATTGGTAATCTTATTTCTGATGCTATGAAAAAAGTTGGAAAAGAAGGGGTGATCACTGTAAAAGATGGTAAAACATTATACGATGAACTAGAAGTTATAGAAGGCATGAAATTTGATAGGGGCTACATATCTCCCTACTTCATAAACTCTAGTAAAGGAGCAAAAGTTGAATTCCAGGATGCACTGTTACTTTATAGCGAAAAAAAGATATCCTCCGTACAGTCCATCATTCCTGCATTAGAATTAGCAAACTCACAGAGAAAACCACTTGTTATCATAGCAGAAGATATTGATGGAGAGGCTTTATCGACGCTTGTAGTGAACAGATTGAAAATCGGTTTGCAAGTAGCTGCAGTTAAAGCCCCTGGTTTTGGAGATAATAGAAAGGCGACGCTTCAAGATATGGCTATCGCAACTGGAGGAATCGTGTTTGGCGATGATGCGAATCTCGTTAAGATAGAAAATGTACAGTTATCTGATTTGGGTGAAGTAGGAGAAGTTGTAATTACAAAAGATGATACGCTCCTTCTGAAAGGCAAAGGcaagaaaaatgatattgaaCACAGAGCAGATGTAATTAGAGATCAGATTGCCAATACAACATCTGattatgaaaaagaaaaattacaagaGCGTTTGGCAAGATTGGCATCAGGAGTTGCAGTTTTAAGAGTCGGCGGAAGCAGCGAAGTGGAAgttaatgaaaagaaagatCGCGTTCACGATGCTCTTAATGCTACTCGTGCTGCAGTGGAAGAAGGCATTGTTCCTGGAg GTGGAACCGCCCTTTTGAGATGTATTCCAGCCCTTCGTAGTATGAAAGCATTAAATAGTGATCAAGAAACAGGTATTAAGATAGTGGCAAGTGCATTACGTATGCCGTGTTTGCAGATTGCTCAGAATGCAGGAGTGGACGCTAGTGTTGTGGTAGCGAAAGTCAGTGAAAGCAATCTCGGTTATGATGCACTGAATGATGAATATGTTGATATGATTGAAAAAGGTATCATTGACCCAACTAAGGTAGTCCGTACAGCGCTTACCGATGCTGCGGGTGTTGCGTCGTTACTTACGACGGCGGAAGCGGTAGTGGCTGAATTGCCGAAAGAAGAACCTCAGATGCCAATGGGCGGTGGTGGAATGGGTGGAATGGGTGGTATGGGTGGTATGGGAGGCATGGGCATGTAA
- the LOC114879858 gene encoding 10 kDa heat shock protein, mitochondrial, whose translation MAAVSAIKRLVPLFDRVLIQRAEAATKTKGGIVLPEKAQAKVLQGTVVAIGPGQRNEKGEHIPLTIKVGDVVLLPEYGGTKVELEENKELHLFRESDILAKLEV comes from the exons ATG GCTGCAGTCAGTGCCATTAAAAGGCTTGTACCTCTCTTCGATAGAGTTCTTATACAAAGAGCAGAAGCTGCAACAAAAACAAAAGGTGGTATTGTCTTACCAGAAAAGGCTCAAGCTAAAGTTTTACAAGGAACAGTTGTAGCAATAGGACCAGGACAACGAAATGAG aaaGGAGAACATATTCCTCTAACTATCAAAGTTGGTGATGTTGTTTTACTGCCAGAATATGGTGGAACCAAGGTGgaattagaagaaaataaagaattgcATTTATTCCGCGAATCGGATATATTGGCAAAATTGGAAGTTTAA